A genomic stretch from Arachis stenosperma cultivar V10309 chromosome 3, arast.V10309.gnm1.PFL2, whole genome shotgun sequence includes:
- the LOC130966694 gene encoding uncharacterized protein LOC130966694 encodes MESQVGYLSEQIPKPTDGFPSDTEKNPRGETKKVRWEDCKMVTISDKETEDKPSKLSEQPEDTSVEEGEKDYQEPEISKQELLRLYAPFPQLLNGAVEKRIYSRFLDLFASLHVNIPFIKTIQQMPAYIKYMKELLPRKSSLKGGQTIVMNKECSALIQPELPTKRKDPGSFYIPCAIGETMFDKALCDLGASINLMPLSLMKRLQINEIMPTDVGKYFLPTDFVILDMEESHTHPIILERPFLATARALINVERGELILRIHDEQLTFNIFKRLQETDQENYEPRKDQCEILKEETSTEAQPAYLGIPLIEEQGKQQLPQLKENQEESKPPESYETSNHISLEEKVTKSKTTSQGTKKKVPRRWRNRKIPTEDFSPGDKVISTYFPDIPPDFPTVPSQLPKVFTINRVLSLEHVEIIDTTNGYRSTARGEDLKHYQPP; translated from the exons ATGGAATCTCAAGTAGGGTATCTCTCTGAGCAAATTCCCAAACCTACAGATGGATTCCCAAGTGACACAGAGAAAAATCCGAGAGGtgaaacaaagaaagtaagatgggaagaTTGCAAGATGGTCACTATAAGTGATAAGGAGACTGAGGACAAGCCAAGCAAGCTGTCAGAACAACCTGAAGATACCTCAGTAGAGGAGGGGGAAAAAGATTACCAAGAACCAGAAATCTCAAAACAGGAGCTGCTGAGACTCTATGCACCTTTTCCCCAACTGCTCAATGGTGCTGTggagaagagaatatactcaagatttcttgacttgtttgcaTCTCTGCATGTAAACATACCATTCATCAAGACCATCCAACAAATGCCTGCATACATCAAGTATATGAAGGAACTGCTTCCCAGGAAAAGCTCACTCAAGGGAGGCCAAACTATAGTGATGAACAAGGAGTGCAGCGCCCTCATTCAACCAGAGTTGCCTACAAAAAGAaaggacccagggagttttTACATTCCCtgtgccataggagaaacaatgTTTGATAAAGCACTCTGCGatttgggagcaagcatcaacttaatgcccttATCCCTTATGAAGAGGCTGCAGATCAATGAGATAATGCCCACAGAT gttgggAAATACTTCCTCCCAACAGACTTTGTCATATTGGACATGGAAGAGAGTCACACTCACCCAATCATATTGGAAAGACCATTCCTAGCTACAGCCAGAGCGCTCATAAATGTGGAGCGAGGGGAGCTAATTCTGAGGATCCATGATGAACAACTCACCTTCAATATTTTCAAACGCTTACAAGAAACAGATCAAGAGAACTATGAACCAAGAAAAGATCAATGTGAGATACTAAAGGAAGAAACAAGCACTGAAGCACAACCAGCATATCTGGGAATCCCATTGATTGAGGAACAAGGTAAACAGCAATTGCCACAGCTCAAAGAAAATCAGGAGGAATCTAAACCACCAGAATCATATGAGACCAGTAACCACATTTCCTTAGAGGAGAAGGTCACAAAGAGTAAGACAACATCACAAGGAACAAAGAAGAAGGTACCAAGGAGGTGGAGGAACAGGAAGATCCCTACAGAGGACTTCTCCCCAGGGGATAAAGTAATCTCAACTTACTTCCCAGACATCCCCCCTGATTTCCCCACTGTACCATCTCAATTACCTAAAGTCTTCACCATCAACAGAGTTCTCTCCTTAGAACATGTAGAGATCATTGATACAACCAATGGATATAGGTCTACTGCCAGAGGAGAAGACTTAAAGCACTATCAACCTCCCTGA